Within the Buteo buteo chromosome 2, bButBut1.hap1.1, whole genome shotgun sequence genome, the region tttcttttccacgTTGTTTGCAAAGTTACACAGCAGGAGTGTCACAGATTTGTGTATTGTGCATGACTAGTAGACATGGTACATGAAAAGTTTAAGTTCAGTCAGTTTTAATCCATAATACTGGTCAAATTAGGACAAAGGatgaaaaggctgaaaacatAGAAGTAAAGATATGTAAGCTTTTTGGAGTTTTGGAGTAAATGAGAGATGTAGAAAAAAGTATAGAAAGGTGAATTTAAATAGACAATTCaatatcaaaattaaaattttatttttattcagtggACCGGAGAAATTAGCTGCATTACTCAGTATACAAGACACCTCAAATGTTTTACTAGCACATGGAAGTGGGGATTACCAAGACATTTAGCAAGAAAGGCAGATACTGATTAACAATAAATCAAACAAGGTATTGCGTTTTATCATTTTCTCCATTCCTATTATAAAAGAGGAATGATAAGGATACAACGTGAATCTTAACAGATGGAAATATCTCCACTTTATTTTAGGGTATTTTCCATACTACAAGTTTTAATGTCATTTATGACTTCCTAAGATATATGCTTTTTCCTAAAGCAAATAGAATAGTGACAAACTTGATTTACATATTCTGTGAAATATGGCATCAGAGCTTTAAAACTGCAGTCCTGCATCACTCCATGCAAATTTTAATGATCAGTCTCAGTGGTACAAGATTGGCTCCCAAATTAGTGAGATTTCTGCGACACTAGTAACTTTTGCAATGTACTTCAAAACCTTCAATTCATTTGTCAGTTAATAGGTGAGACAATACTTTTAGTAGTTTCAGTGCTGGACATCTGTCAGATAtgtggttttttatttaattatggTCATAATTCACACTGAAATGGGTTAACTCTGAAGAGCTCTGTCCAAATACGTGTAAGAAAACATCCCAGCCTACTCTGGAGATGGCACAAACTATGGTCCAAGTTTTGAAGCATCCTGCACGTGGGTAGATTGCACAGAAAATACCACTGTCCCCTCTGGATCAGTAGGTTCCACCAAATATAGCAGCTACTCttgtaaaaaattatatttttttctcagtctaGACCCCTCATTCTAATAAACAGTGAATGCAgtaggggagggagagaagcagcatgATGTTAGCAGGAACACACAGTTCTACAGAATTGCAGTGACCACAGTTTTCAGGTTTGAGGTTGCAGGGAACTTGTTACAAATACTCTGTGATTTTTGTATGTGTGGTTTTTAAGCTTGCTCGCTTACAAAAACCTTGAAAAcatatatttctgcttttgggcTTTACTGTGATTTTTCCTGGAACTTTACACACTCAAATCAATAAAAGAatacagcagattttttttttttttttagcactaACCAGAGTTCATAAGGACTTACCGAGGCCCAACTTTCTTGCTCTGGGTCTTAGAAGCTGCaggatatattaaaatatacatatattactTGAAGTACAGTTTTCAATTAGTTTTAGCAACACCTTAAAATTTGCTATTTTCAAggtgtaaaaatattttaaaatgtacttttaattcTTAGAATTCTAGatagtatataaaaataaatgtaactgtCAAAATACAGGAGAAACAAATCATTATATTAAACAGGTATTTGATCAGgtcatatttaaaaagaaaccctttTTAAGCTTTACTTCGTAGTTCTgcagtaaaaaacaaaattaaaagcaccATCTTCGTAACTAAAGGATTTCTTCAAATTCCACTATCTGAAATACAGTTGTAAATCTGAACAACAGTCTCCCCAGCACCATTACTTTTAAGGAATGACAAACActaacagcaaatattttagcaaGTTTCCCGAAGTGATTTAGCATACTTTCAGTACTGAATATAAATTTCAAGATTTTCATGTGCATACAGATATAACCCATGAATAATGAGCATATAACAATATTATTCTTTCAGAATATGAGTGACCAAGCTTTAAAAGTGCGCCAAGTATCCTCAGCTCCCGTAGGGCCATATGAAGTGCAGGGTGAGAAGCGGGCACCACCACTAACCAAAGAGGAATCTAACTTTTAGATCATCACAACAGTAATTTAACCTTCAACTCTTCCTAAAGTGCCTTTGATATAAGTCAGCATTTGGGATGGGGAGGGTAGACATTTAAGCAGTCATCTAAATATACTTcataaacaaattttaaatctcACTTTTAAATCTTGGCTAATTTTGATGCATTATCTGAGAGGCCATAAGTAATGTAATTCAGAGAAGGACATGGCTATGAAAGAGTTAGTAATCATTAGTGCTTCTGCTGATTTGATATTTTGGTTTCCGGGTCTTTTTCccatagaattttttttttcctttaataaataGTTACatttgaacattaaaaaaaaccaaaaaccaaaaccactttgATTCCTCATCTACTTCCTTGAGCATGTTGGCCTCTCATTAAGTGAACCTCATACCATGTTCAGTAAGCATAATGTAGTAAGTGAGAAGCCCCATGGAGTTATTTGGACGACGACTCCTGAGCAGAAATCAGAACAATGATTTTGCTCAGGAAACTAAGAAAAGAATTTCaggtaaaaaccaaaaccaaaacaaccccccccaaaaacagGGAGCAAAGAAAATTGACCTAATGAGAAATCACAGCTGATTTACACTTCTGCAGTAATATCAGTGTGAGCTGATGGTGGTGCCTCCGTATAATTCCACTCAAGTGTGCTTggctcagcactgctgcaggtGCTGGTCCGCAGATTAAACTTCAAAATTAAACTCTTAAGCAGTGAGGAAAGGTCAGCTAACTATCTTAAACTTCTCTATTACTAACTACACAGTAATAGATTAAGAAAGAGTCTGACACTGCTTACAGCACAAAACTGTGACAAACTattcagtttggggttttacACTGTTCTGTGATAAAGCTTTTATTGCCCCTCcaaaaaaaagtggctttaaTGGCTcataaaaactaaataaatgatGTTATCTTCTTGTATATAATTGATGGTTACAcagtaatatattaaaaagaaaaaaaaagtcctgttaTTGAGGAATGCAACTagacagattaaaaataattcacaaaacCAGACTAGCTTTCATCTCTCCAATTTCCCTATTACTGCAGTCActtaaagtgaaattaaaatttatccAAACCTCATCTCTCCCTCAGGCATGCACAAAGCACGCTGACAACCGCTATTCATTACTCATTAGCACACAGCACTACACAAAgtattgaaaacattttgcaaatattaactCATGACTCTGCATGTTAGTTCATATGCTGCTAAGCAGCTGCAAGACTATCGTAATTTTAGATGTCTCTAGAGTGGTGCACAAAACTGACATAACTTGTTTAAGGATGTAAAGAAAGTGCAGAATCCAGGCACTCCGTTCTTGTTTCCAAAGGACTTCAAGTACTTTCcaatacaataaaaatgaaaaaaaaggtagagaaTATACAACTCACTATTTTATCTGATCCATATATCTTTTCCAATTGTTCAGCAATTTCCTGTGTCCCATCTGGGCTTCCATCATCTATGATGataatttcaaaattgtttCCACTGAAAcgaaaattatttttaaacgAGCAAATGGAAAACCCAATTTCACCACCTATGTAATTTTGAAAGCATAAAGCtagaatacaaaattattttctgataatTCGAGGTACACGCTACAGTCATTCTTGTAGCTGTAAGACTATACTTATAGCGACAAAACGTGACTCAACGTCATCGTTTCACGACTCGGGACGCAACTGCTTCACAGCACGCTGCGGCAACACAAACCCTCAGCCTGACCCCGGCGTTCAGTTCTGGCCTCAGGACTGCGAAAGCTGGAAAGCTAAAGCCGCCTCTGCGCTTCCACCTGCCCACGCTCTCCAGGGGCCGGGGCAGAACGGACCGCAGCAATTTCGTTTCCCTAATTAACCTCGGGGAAGAGCCGTACTCTTCGCCGGCCGGGCTCCCTCCCACCCGCAGAGCGGCGGCccgggcggagggagggagctcAGCCCCGGCCCGCTGAGGGACCCCGGGGCCCTCACCCCCGCACCGGGCCCCGGCACCCCCGCCGCCGGTACCTCTCCCGGAAGGTGCGCGCCAGGAGCCAGACGACGAGGGGCAGGTTCTCCCGCTCGTTGTAGGTGGGCAGCAGCACCGAGAACTTGTCTGCGCCGCCGGCCGCCATGTCGGCGCGCTGACGTCAGCCGGAACCGGCGGGGACGCGCCGCGGCCAATCAGCGAGCGCGGCGCGACCGGAAGCGCCGGAAGCCCCCCTCGGCCGGAAGCGGAAGCGACGGGTTCTTTCTCGGCTCGGTCTGCTCTCGGCCATGGAGGGCTGCGCGGAGGCGGCGCGGCTGAGCGCGGAGATCGACcagcgggagcaggagctgcgcGGCTTACGCGAGCGCCTGGCCGCCGTCCTGGCGGGGGGTGCTGCGGGCGACGGTGGGGTCGTTGAGGCTACTGAGGCCGAGCGTGCCGCCGCCTTTCCCGGCGAGCTCCCCCCTCTGCCCGCCCGGGCCTCTCTGAGCGCCGCCGACATCCTGCGGTACAGCCGGCAGCTGGTGCTGCCGGAGCTGGGCGTGCGGGGGCAGCTGCTCCTGGCCCGCTCCTCCGTGCTCGTGGTGGGCTGCGGCGGCCTGGGCTGCCCGCTGGCCCAGTACCTGGCAGCCGCCGGTGTCGGCCGCCTGGGTCTGGTGGATCACGACGTGGTGGAGACGAGCAACCTGCACCGGCAGGTGCTGCACGGGGAGGCCCGCCGAGGGCTCCCCAAGGCGCTCTCCGCCGCGGCGGCCCTGCGGCTGCTGAACTCCACGGTGCAGTACGTGCCCTACTGCGGCGCCCTGAGCCCTCGCACTGCCCTAGAGCTGGTGCGGCAGTACGACGTCGTCGCCGACTGCTCCGACAACGTCCCCACCAGGTACTTGGTGAACGACGCCTGCGTCCTGGCGGGGAAGCCCCTGGTGTCTGGCAGTGCCCTCCGACTGGAGGGGCAGCTCGTCGTGTACAACTACCAGGGAGGGCCCTGCTACAGGTGTCTCTTCCCCAAGCCCCCTCCACCGGAGACGGTGACTAACTGTGCGGATGGGGGAGTGCTGGGTGTCGTGCCGGGCATCGTGGGGTGCATCCAGGCCTTGGAAGTGCTGAAGATTGCTTCGGGAATGGGTTCCTCCTTCGGTCAGTTCATGCTGATGTTTGACGCCCGTGAGGGGAGATTTCGCAACATCAAGTTAAGACCAAAGAAACCGGACTGTGCTGTTTGTGGTGACAATCCATCTGTCACCTGTCTTCAGGATTATGAGGCATTTTGCGGTTCTTCTGCAACAGACAAGTGTAGGACTTTACATCTGCTGTCCAGTAAAGACAGGGTGTCTGTAGAGGAATACAAAAAACTGTTGGATGAGCAAGTTCCTCATGTGTTGTTAGACGTTCGTCCGCAGGTAGAAGTGGATATCTGTCGCCTGGTACATGCTGTCCACGTTCCTTTGAGTAAATTagaagagaaagatgaagaatatctggaatatttagaaaaaagaatttgtgaagaaaagcagagaactaATGGCCAGAcatcttttcctgtatttgttgTTTGCAAATTAGGAAATGACTCCCAGAAGGCTGTAAGAATTCTGCAGGAGTTACCTGTCAGACAATTTGGCTCTGTGTTAGCTAAGGATATTAAAGGGGGGCTCATGGCTTGGGCCAGTAAAATTGACCCAACATTTCCTCTGTATTAGAAGTTTACATGGTGAAAAAAAAGTACGAATTTTCATAGTTAATTCCATAGGGTTTAATCTTCTCTGTGTAATGACTATATCATGTGGATAAAACAGGACATAGAAATAccatgttgcttttttttaatggtaatttttttccaaaaaatcatgtatttttgtagatgtctgattatttttttacaaatgtgAAACTGTccatggaaatggaaagaaatttgTTACTTGGTTATTGTTTAATAGTGAAAATGTGGAATAACTACTTAATTGTGCATGTGATAATTGAGCATGACTCTTAGTTAGTAATTATAGCCTGGAGAATGACAAAGCACAGCAGTCAAGTGTTGAAAGTTTTTACTTGTtctcctaattgcctaacaaatTGAAACAGTGCATGCAGTGATTAAAAACACCCAGCTAACTGTTAATCTCTAGCTGGTCAGTAGCACTATAAGCCCATGCTGACAGGACTGTTTTGGTCAACATCTTTTAGTTCTCTGTCGAAGCATGAGAAGTGCTCACTGCAAATAACAGCACCTGCAGCAAGGGTGTTCTGTTAAGAACTGCCAGGGCCATCCATCCTCAGTTGTTGGCTGGCAAAAAAGTGTATTCCCTGACTTGTACAGAGAAACCGAGGTTAAACGTTAATAAGATGTAAGAGTGAGCCCACAAAGTTtgtaaaacatacagaaaatgcttttgtgaGGGCTTAGAAGAGTTCAGAGCTTGAGACAAGAGAAGATGAGAGATAAAAAATTAGGTACGGGGCCTCCCTTCTACAAGTACAAAGACATATTTCATAAGTTTTCTCCCTGTTTATTGTGGTAGTTGCATGTCCCTAGTTGTACTGCATTATTTTGTTAACTGGCATGAAGAGCTACGCATATCTAAAAAGTTCTCGTAGATGaactgaatgaaaagaaagagaaataaatagctTCTCAACAGAGAGTTGCCTGAGTCCTCATCACTTAAGCatagtaattattttcttattatatTAATTAAGGTATGGATTTCCTTTACTtcctgaggaggaaaaaaccacctGTCATGACTAATCTTTGCATTATAcaagggcaaaaaaaaaccccaatcaaAAAAGAATAATACCATTATAATTAGTAGTTGAAAAGGcatattttagtaaaataaatttgagaACATCCACACCGCCTACTTTATTATAAGATGCCATGGGTTCCAGCAATAATAATCTTAGTCTCTTGTGAAGGAAACAGTTACATGAATTTATAAAGAGAGAGTTGTATCTCTTGCAGTTTAGAGGACAAAGAAAACGTTGAAGGGCATGACTTAAAGTAAGCATTAGTGCCTTGTGGTGTGTAGTAAGAGTGTCATCAGTCAAGACCTTTTAAGACAGGTTGTGGAGGCTTGGTTCGGTCAGAACATCTGGCTTCTGGTGGGTTTCAGCTTTTGGGAATTAGAAACCAGAGGGACTTGTTTGAAATGCCTAAGCTacgttttcatttttctttctttactgtgATGTCAAGAAGAGACTGAAACGTAAAAGGTAACAGTAGCAATAATTCTCTAATACCCAACCTTCCAATGCTAAACAACGGATGGTATGTCACATATCCCCCTGACCTGAAAAAGTGATTCCTTTTCAGTCATTCAAAGCAAGGTCAACCTGTGGActtggggagaagggaaagactTTTTGAGTCTAAATCTGAGTGTTACTTCCAGTGGATGGAAATCATGtgtaaagtttttttctttgttacaaCCTTGTAGCAGCAGATGTACCCaaattctgtgaaagaaaaaggaggtgaCGCTAAAGCCTGTGGTGTTTGGTGGAAGATTTTTTGTAGCAAATTTGTAACTGCATTTCTTGAAGCACATTTTCAAGCAGGAAACCAGACTGTGGGTCTTTAACTGGACTGTGGGTCTTTGTGCTGTATAGAAAACAATTAACACCTCAAGGATCTGGAGAACTCTGTGGAAAAATAGTGATAAAGATGAATGAAAATGGACTAAAACCATAGAGTGATATCAGAACtggcaaaaaaagtaaatgcatcAAGTCAGGCTGTTGAGAGACAAACTTTCAGgatcttttctattaaaatggctttttggAAAGATGATTCTTGTCAATATGCAGGGACTAAGAAAGTTCTTATACGAGTACAGCATGTAAAATACATCTGTTATTTTTGCCTAAAGAGAGTTTTATGCAAAACTAGTTGGGCCGTACAATATAGAGATGGTTATTCTAGAAGAGACTAGTGGCTCAGATGTGATCTTGAGGGATTATGGAAAATGtagttttctttggaaaaaaaaaaagtgttctctTCCTTGACTTAGGATAGCAATTAAACTCTCAGCAAATATGAAGACATCTGACATGCATCTTAGATAAAGATGGGGTCCATCTTTACATGCTggggctcttttttttttttttttttttttccccccttggcTTGCTGAAGTAACATACAAGTCTTCCTGTAAATACAGTCCTCATGCAGTGCTGGACTCTTTGGAGACAGGCTGAAAAATCAAGGGTTATAGGATCATAACTAAGCCAAAACAATTCTTATTGTtggaaacttattttttattttgacttgctttatttcttgAACTCTATAAAACATGCAATGGTTTCTCTGTTCACCAGGAAGTAAGATAGCAGAACTCTACTTAGAAATTCTAAGAGAAGCAATAAGACTGTATTATTTTGTATTGCTGCCAAAGTACTGTCTAAATATTGGTACATTTTGACATTGTGAATGAAGACAAGCTGCTTTATTCAAGAAGCTTATAGCTTAGTTGGTCTAAGATGTGTTATCAGAAAGGATAAGGTCAGTCAGCAGagtgtatttttctcttcatccttCACTCTTGATGTTGTGAGGttgttttttgcttgtttgcttatATTCTCTTTTAAATGGCTTACTAGAATTTGGCACAGGAACTAAACAGGAAACAGCTTCCTGTTAGAGGTTTAGGGTAATAGAAAGTAGCTGCAGTATTTATTCtgaattgctgtattttaatgtCTCCCACATGTAGGTCTATGGAATAGCCTCATTGTTCAGGCACAGAGTTAAGTATCTAACCTTGTTTTGACCTGGGAGATGGTTATTATTTTAAGGCAAGACAAATCAAGCTGCTCTAGCCTTTCAGGCAAATCTGAAAGGTGTCTACATACAAGGTACTAATGTGCCTTGATAAGCTAAAATCATCCTTACTTTGGTAGCAGGAGTCTCCCTTATCTCAAAACTCCAGTAAATTCAGCACAGACCTACTATCAAAGtgtatgatttaaaaaaaatcccctgacAATTAATGAAACTATTTGTAGATAAATGTATAAAGGATATGTCCAAAACTAGTTCTTGAAGTTCATATACCAGAGTTTTAGGTATGTGAGCATCTTTATGATTATCATATTTGTAAGcataatttctaataaaaacttaacagttcaaaacaaaactatgCACTAGATGCTTAAAATAATGCAAGCACAAGTTTGTCTCTTCTTAAATAAGAAAGTTGTAAGCTGTCCTTTGTAAAACTcccatcaggaaaaaaattttaaggaTGTTTGCTAGGTGGCACTGCAACTTAATAAACCAAATCATTCTCTAGGTTGCAGATGGAATTCAACCTTAGCAAGAGCTGACGTTCACTTGCAAAAATGCATTGTTGTACGGTTCTTTTGAAAAAAGACTGGAGAAATAGAATAAAGTGGAGCAGGGCAATTGAATAGTAAGTACAATATtccaagaaaaaattataatggAAATTATCTTTCTAGGATAAGTTTTCAAagcattgtttttttcagagacttAACCTGAGTTGTTTTTCACATGctatttcaaaatgcttttgcagCCAAAATGGATAGTTGTACAGAAAAGGGCTATTAGAAACACTAGCACAAAATTAAACGTAGATTTTAATTCACTGCAGAGTCACTGCTAGCACATTCTTAACATTACTGAAACGCATTGCAGATTTTCTTACCTGGTTagggcagggtttttttgaaaagtcaAGGTTATTAGTGTTTTGTCCTTCCTGTTTTGTAAAACGGAACTTAAGGCATAAAATCtaagaaaaaccaaaaaccactaAGTCCTCCAAGTCAAAGAATCCTGACACAACAAATGGGACTTCTTTGGAGACCAAGAACTGAACTTGCAGACCTGATGTATCAAAACAAGCCCGTAGAAATATCTGTGCCCAGAGGTCAGACCCGTTCCTGTGGTAATGAAACCAGGTTGTGAACCTTAGCATCTCACACAGTACTGTAGAAACATTTGATGACTGTCTTTAGTATTTAAAAGATAATCCTGCAAGTGTGTTCAGTGCAAATGTCATGAATTAGCTTTCTAACAGCAAGCTGAAGTTTTGTAGAACCTTCAGCTAACAAAAGCAGTAATGGGCTATCCTCTTCTAGCTCTAAAGAAAAGTGGGGTAATAAAAGTGATGAAACAAGGGGATGAAAATAAGCATATTCATTTGTTTAATGCTTCTATAATTGTAAGCATCCTTTAACTCAGGATTTGTTAAAATAGATttgaaagttttcctttttagaaCCTTTAGCTTCATGTGTGTTAGTAAGCTTGTATTCCTTTAAAGCTGCAATGAAACACCTGCATTATGCTAGCAGTGGGGTGTCTGGCAGACCTCTTGGTTCATGGATATAAATCAAAAGGAGAGCTCTTGTGAAGTCATGGCACTTGCATCAGTTTGAGTGCTTGTGATTTTCATTGAAATGCAGGTGCTGGTCAGAATATAGAATGAAAAGTTGGTGTATTTGTTCTTTCCTGCAGTAGACTGTCACAGTATTACATATGAAATGGCTTAAATCATGTCCTGGTTAATTAGGTGAGTTGTTGTGAAACTGGGTCATTCTATCACCAGAGATGAAAGACTTGCTTATCACTGtatattttagaaaaggttGAGTCATTACAGTGTTAGCATGAACTTTATTGGTGTCACTTGATTTATGCGTGTCTCTGACTTACTAGCTCAGTGTTTGAAGCAGAATTAAGTAACCTGAGAGAGAGGAGCAGTGGGTACTATAAAGTTTTGATAAAATTGCCAGCTGGGTTCAGCCAGTATGTGTGCGCAGGCCAGGGCAGTGTTTCTCAGCTGGTGGTCTATAAAATTGTAGCGGCCTCTTAAGTCATCAGAAGATGATCTTTATAGTGACTGGGGAAAAACGTGCATGTGTTCCAGTGCATTTgaacaaaatgcagcaaaatagCTTAACACTCTTGggagcaaaacaacaaaaaaaaccctgctgttGAGATCCCCTTTACCCCACAGCAACTGATTTCTCCAGAAGGTACTGGGCTTCTCCTTTTGCCTGGATATAATCATGTCTGTGACTGACAAATATTGCACTCTttaggagaaatatttttgttcatgcAGACAAAagtttctgaagagtttattaACACTTAGGTGCCagatgtaacaaaaaaaaaacaacttgcaaATTAAAGATACTAATATTTTTGATGTCAGGTATTACTTTTAATGGAACTTTTAGAAAGTTCTTTGAAAATCTAGGAACATAACCAATAGTTGTCCATAATTTACATCCTTGTAATAGTTAATTGCTACTACGTTTACTCTGATTCACTGGTCAAATTCATGCTGAACACCATCATTGTGTCAAAAGTTTAGTCCTAATAGCATTCTTACAGAATCTGTGTTGTTTGACTGCTGAAGT harbors:
- the MOCS3 gene encoding adenylyltransferase and sulfurtransferase MOCS3; translation: MEGCAEAARLSAEIDQREQELRGLRERLAAVLAGGAAGDGGVVEATEAERAAAFPGELPPLPARASLSAADILRYSRQLVLPELGVRGQLLLARSSVLVVGCGGLGCPLAQYLAAAGVGRLGLVDHDVVETSNLHRQVLHGEARRGLPKALSAAAALRLLNSTVQYVPYCGALSPRTALELVRQYDVVADCSDNVPTRYLVNDACVLAGKPLVSGSALRLEGQLVVYNYQGGPCYRCLFPKPPPPETVTNCADGGVLGVVPGIVGCIQALEVLKIASGMGSSFGQFMLMFDAREGRFRNIKLRPKKPDCAVCGDNPSVTCLQDYEAFCGSSATDKCRTLHLLSSKDRVSVEEYKKLLDEQVPHVLLDVRPQVEVDICRLVHAVHVPLSKLEEKDEEYLEYLEKRICEEKQRTNGQTSFPVFVVCKLGNDSQKAVRILQELPVRQFGSVLAKDIKGGLMAWASKIDPTFPLY